One Granulicella sp. 5B5 DNA window includes the following coding sequences:
- the uvrA gene encoding excinuclease ABC subunit UvrA: protein MNEQITIRGARTHNLKGIDVEIPHNALTVVSGVSGSGKSSLAFDTVYAEGQRRYVESLSAYARQFLERIEKPDVDFMDGLAPAIAIKQKNQTRNPRSTVATATEIYDYLRLLFARCGRVTCLHCGGVVRRDSVDEIVQRVLELPEGTRAYALFPIVRTEVKLEALRGVEPPVAEGEAEVKAAPKKAAKKATKGAKAAAAPVVDVTEGMKERLGELRRRGFNRLWQGDIPSAAKAASSVGAPTDGLKPVPFNATVAGLSTDAGGAGKIVEFSTPESLLELDFSRPIYVLQDRLALSAEVRSRLVDAIETGYREGGEIVFKTVPREDEGASQWLRYSAAFECESCHRAYREPEPRLFSFNNPFGACPRCQGFGNTIDFDPNLIVPDRSKTLDEGAVDPWNKPKYRAWHGEMKRAAKSEGVPTNIPWYDLTDAQREFIEEGRGSWAGIRGFFAELERKKYKLHVRVFLSKYRGYATCPECKGQRLRAEARAVMLPSPNGGDKNICEVCALTITEAEAFFDALTLSPMQMEIAGKILEEVRQRVHFLEQVGLEYLTLDRLSSTLSGGESQRIQLATSLGSRLVGALYVLDEPSIGLHSRDTAKLIRIMEELRDLGNTILVVEHDPDVIRAADRLIDLGPGAGELGGKLLAAGTVEEVSKDPASLTGRYLSGRAKITVPKLRREPGREKLVLKGARVHNLRGVDVEIPLGLLCCVTGVSGSGKSTLVHQVLYRALMQWLGQGEGGDSEKRETAGLYRELTGTQYLTDVVLVDQSPIGRTPRSNPVTYIKAFDAIRELFAAQPDARRKGLTAGSFSFNVPGGRCNVCEGDGTVTVEMQFLADVELPCEECNGTRYKASILEVKYKGKNIHEVLGMTVREALVYFAGHPKIVDKLAVLDEVGLGYVRLGQSATTLSGGEAQRVKLAQHLATVRAGGPAGALSNARAEARKATNRVLYILDEPTTGLHFEDVAKLLAAFHKLIEGGGSLLVIEHNLDVIKCADWIVDMGPEGGSGGGQVVATGTPEEIAKVKASHTGQWLGPVLKQ, encoded by the coding sequence GTGAATGAGCAGATCACAATTCGGGGGGCACGGACGCATAACCTGAAGGGCATCGATGTGGAGATTCCGCATAATGCGCTGACGGTGGTGAGCGGGGTGTCGGGGTCGGGCAAGAGCTCGCTGGCGTTCGATACGGTGTATGCAGAGGGGCAGCGGCGGTATGTGGAGTCGCTGTCGGCGTATGCGCGGCAGTTTCTGGAGCGGATTGAGAAGCCGGACGTCGACTTTATGGATGGGCTGGCGCCGGCGATTGCGATCAAACAGAAGAACCAGACACGGAACCCCCGCAGCACGGTGGCGACGGCGACGGAGATCTATGACTATCTGCGGCTGCTGTTTGCGCGCTGCGGGCGGGTGACCTGTCTGCACTGTGGTGGGGTGGTGCGGCGAGACTCGGTGGATGAGATTGTGCAGCGCGTGCTGGAGCTGCCGGAGGGAACACGGGCGTATGCGCTGTTCCCTATTGTGCGGACCGAAGTGAAGCTGGAAGCCCTGCGCGGCGTTGAGCCGCCGGTGGCTGAGGGCGAGGCGGAGGTGAAGGCCGCTCCGAAGAAGGCTGCGAAGAAAGCGACGAAGGGCGCGAAGGCGGCGGCTGCGCCAGTTGTGGATGTGACCGAGGGGATGAAGGAGCGGCTGGGGGAGCTACGGCGGCGAGGGTTCAATCGGTTGTGGCAGGGGGATATTCCCTCCGCGGCTAAAGCCGCATCTTCAGTGGGAGCGCCAACGGACGGGCTGAAGCCCGTCCCCTTCAACGCTACGGTTGCAGGGTTGAGTACGGATGCTGGTGGTGCGGGGAAGATTGTGGAGTTTTCTACGCCGGAGTCGCTGCTGGAGTTAGATTTTTCGCGGCCGATTTATGTGCTGCAGGACCGGCTGGCGCTGAGTGCGGAGGTGCGGTCGCGGCTGGTGGATGCGATTGAGACGGGGTATCGCGAGGGTGGGGAGATTGTGTTCAAGACGGTGCCTCGTGAGGATGAGGGGGCGTCGCAGTGGCTGCGGTACTCGGCTGCATTTGAGTGCGAGAGCTGCCATAGGGCGTATCGTGAGCCGGAGCCGCGGCTGTTCAGTTTCAACAATCCGTTTGGGGCGTGCCCGCGGTGCCAGGGGTTTGGGAACACGATTGATTTCGATCCGAACCTGATTGTGCCGGACCGGTCGAAGACGCTGGATGAGGGTGCGGTCGATCCGTGGAACAAGCCGAAGTATCGGGCATGGCATGGGGAGATGAAGCGCGCGGCGAAGAGTGAAGGCGTGCCGACGAATATCCCTTGGTATGACCTGACGGATGCGCAGCGCGAGTTTATTGAAGAGGGTCGCGGAAGCTGGGCGGGGATACGTGGGTTCTTCGCGGAGCTGGAGCGGAAGAAGTACAAGCTACACGTACGGGTGTTTCTGTCGAAGTATCGCGGGTATGCGACTTGCCCGGAGTGTAAGGGGCAGCGGCTGCGGGCGGAGGCGCGCGCGGTGATGCTGCCTTCTCCGAACGGCGGGGACAAGAACATCTGCGAGGTTTGTGCGCTGACGATTACGGAGGCGGAGGCGTTCTTCGATGCGCTGACGCTGAGCCCGATGCAGATGGAGATTGCGGGGAAGATTCTGGAAGAGGTGCGGCAGCGGGTGCACTTCTTAGAGCAGGTGGGACTGGAGTATCTGACGCTGGACCGGTTGAGTTCGACGCTGAGTGGCGGGGAGTCGCAGCGGATTCAACTCGCGACGTCGCTGGGATCGCGGCTGGTGGGCGCGCTGTATGTGCTGGATGAGCCTTCGATTGGGCTGCACTCTCGCGACACGGCGAAGCTGATTCGGATTATGGAGGAGCTGCGCGACCTGGGGAACACGATTCTTGTCGTTGAGCACGATCCCGATGTGATTCGTGCGGCGGACAGGCTGATTGACCTGGGGCCGGGTGCGGGTGAGCTGGGTGGAAAGCTGCTGGCAGCGGGGACGGTGGAGGAGGTCAGCAAAGATCCGGCGTCGCTGACGGGCAGGTATTTGAGCGGGCGCGCGAAGATTACGGTGCCGAAGCTGCGGCGTGAGCCGGGGCGCGAGAAGCTGGTTCTGAAGGGCGCGCGGGTGCATAACCTGCGCGGCGTGGATGTCGAGATTCCGCTGGGACTGCTGTGCTGCGTGACGGGGGTTTCGGGGTCGGGTAAGTCGACGCTGGTGCACCAGGTGCTGTATCGGGCGTTGATGCAGTGGCTGGGGCAAGGTGAGGGTGGTGACTCTGAGAAGCGGGAGACTGCAGGGCTGTATCGCGAGCTGACGGGCACGCAGTACCTGACGGATGTGGTGCTGGTGGACCAGTCGCCGATTGGGCGGACGCCGCGGTCGAATCCGGTGACGTATATCAAGGCGTTCGATGCGATTCGCGAGCTGTTTGCGGCGCAGCCGGATGCTCGGCGCAAGGGGCTGACGGCGGGGTCGTTCAGCTTCAACGTGCCGGGTGGCCGCTGCAATGTTTGCGAGGGCGATGGAACCGTCACGGTAGAGATGCAGTTTCTGGCCGATGTGGAATTGCCGTGCGAGGAGTGCAACGGAACGCGTTATAAAGCGTCCATCCTTGAGGTGAAGTACAAGGGCAAGAACATCCACGAGGTGCTGGGGATGACGGTGCGCGAGGCGCTGGTGTACTTCGCGGGGCATCCGAAGATTGTGGACAAGCTGGCGGTGCTGGATGAGGTTGGACTGGGCTATGTGCGGCTGGGACAGAGTGCGACGACGTTGAGTGGCGGTGAGGCGCAGCGCGTGAAGCTGGCGCAGCATCTGGCGACGGTGCGGGCGGGTGGGCCGGCGGGCGCGTTGAGCAATGCTCGTGCTGAAGCGAGGAAGGCGACGAACCGGGTGCTGTACATTCTGGACGAGCCGACGACCGGGCTGCACTTTGAGGATGTGGCGAAGCTGCTGGCGGCGTTCCATAAGCTGATTGAGGGCGGCGGTTCCCTGCTGGTGATCGAGCACAACCTGGATGTGATCAAGTGCGCGGACTGGATCGTCGATATGGGGCCGGAGGGCGGCAGCGGCGGTGGACAGGTTGTGGCGACGGGAACTCCGGAGGAGATTGCGAAGGTGAAGGCGTCGCATACGGGGCAGTGGCTGGGGCCGGTGTTGAAGCAGTAA
- the lspA gene encoding signal peptidase II gives MRDRRWVVFLIAVLVIVLDRVTKIWITNHVGIGQAIVVWPHVFRITHLLNTGAAFSLFEDFRSPGLVRNVLIAFSIVAVVVVLVLIWKMGRQLNATTIALAMILGGAIGNMYDRIRYAYVVDFIEVHIVHYHWPDFNVADSAIVVGACLLLLEMLRPQRNSE, from the coding sequence ATGCGGGACAGGCGTTGGGTGGTGTTTTTGATTGCGGTGCTGGTGATTGTGCTGGACCGTGTGACGAAGATCTGGATTACAAACCATGTTGGTATTGGGCAGGCCATTGTGGTATGGCCGCATGTGTTTCGGATTACGCACCTGCTGAATACAGGGGCGGCGTTCAGCCTGTTTGAAGACTTCCGGTCGCCGGGGCTGGTGCGGAATGTGCTGATTGCGTTTTCGATTGTGGCAGTGGTGGTGGTGCTGGTGCTGATCTGGAAGATGGGGCGGCAGCTGAATGCGACGACGATTGCGCTGGCAATGATTCTGGGTGGTGCGATTGGGAACATGTACGACCGCATACGGTATGCGTATGTGGTGGACTTTATCGAGGTCCACATCGTGCACTATCACTGGCCGGACTTCAATGTGGCGGACTCGGCGATTGTGGTGGGGGCTTGCCTGCTGCTGCTGGAGATGTTGCGGCCGCAGAGGAACAGTGAGTAG
- the ileS gene encoding isoleucine--tRNA ligase has translation MSESKSLKSTLNLPKTEFAMKANLPQNEPVRLKSWEESGLYQQIRTARAGAPKYILHDGPPYANGAIHLGHALNKCIKDFVVKTKTMAGFDAPYVPGWDCHGLPIEIKVDEQLGGKKLEMDPVAVRQACREYAAKYIDLQRSQFKRLGVFGRWEKPYQTMDFEYEAKILETFYGFYEKGFVYKGLRPVYWCSHDRTALAEAEVEYAMHTSPSVYVRYKLTSAPEKIDPKLRGKSVYTIIWTTTPWTLPASMAVAFGPEVEYVALDDGADVYIVAEALAEQVREACTLLGDLKSAKVIAKFAGAKLDRVTFAHPFLEREVLGVNADYVTTDQGTGAVHTAPSHGPDDFATGQKYDLPLTCNVDAQGKLRNYDGQPFDGLFVQKANSVIKQLVAEKSALMGEFDLVHSYPHCWRCHKPLIFRATEQWFIGMETPVLSPKADGQNVTFRERALEEISRVTWDPEWGEERISNMIATRPDWCISRQRIWGVPIAVFLCERCHEPLNDPAINKSVVKLFAKKGADAWYSQSVAELLPKGTVCPGCGEVGKPSEFRKEMDILDVWFESGASWHAVLEVEPELRFPADLYTEGGDQHRGWFHSSLLSSVGMCDAAPYKYVATSGWTLDEQGRAFSKSLGNGVDPVDVANRLGGEIIRLWVASVDFREDVAASENLMQRVSENYRKLRNTLRFLLSNLEDFDPSVDAVAWSALQPLDQYILARTAELDAAIRKAYDEFEFHRAYQALNEFTNSDLSALYLDVVKDRLYTFAPKSAARRSAQTAMWRIAEALTRLIAPILSFTADEVWQYLPKMDGRAASVHLALFPEVLEIVPGSVAGIEKEWEQLLAVRSLVMIELEAMRAAKSIGKSLEASVAVIATEGSDEAVVLKKYEAALAEFFNVSQATVQLVGASAQAKAVLIETQVADGAKCGRCWRVVPDVGSDARWPEVCSRCAEALDAIGFEATAGGTN, from the coding sequence ATGTCAGAGAGTAAGAGCCTGAAGAGCACCCTGAACCTGCCGAAGACGGAGTTCGCGATGAAAGCGAACCTTCCGCAGAACGAGCCTGTGCGGCTGAAGAGCTGGGAAGAGAGTGGTTTGTATCAGCAGATCCGGACGGCGCGGGCGGGTGCGCCGAAGTACATTCTGCATGATGGGCCGCCGTATGCGAACGGGGCGATCCACCTGGGGCATGCGCTGAACAAGTGCATCAAGGATTTTGTGGTGAAGACGAAGACGATGGCGGGCTTCGACGCACCGTATGTGCCCGGGTGGGACTGCCATGGGCTGCCGATCGAGATCAAGGTGGACGAGCAGCTGGGCGGCAAGAAGCTGGAGATGGACCCGGTGGCGGTGCGGCAGGCGTGCCGCGAGTATGCGGCGAAGTACATCGACCTGCAACGGAGCCAGTTCAAGCGGCTGGGGGTGTTTGGGCGCTGGGAGAAGCCGTACCAGACGATGGACTTCGAGTACGAGGCGAAGATCCTGGAGACGTTTTATGGGTTCTATGAGAAGGGGTTCGTCTACAAGGGGCTGCGGCCGGTGTACTGGTGCAGCCATGACCGGACGGCGCTGGCTGAGGCAGAGGTGGAGTATGCGATGCACACCTCGCCGAGTGTGTATGTGCGGTACAAGCTGACGAGCGCGCCGGAGAAGATCGATCCGAAGCTGAGGGGTAAGAGCGTTTATACGATCATCTGGACGACGACTCCGTGGACGCTGCCGGCGAGCATGGCGGTGGCGTTTGGGCCGGAGGTGGAGTACGTTGCGCTCGATGATGGTGCGGATGTGTATATCGTTGCCGAGGCGCTGGCGGAGCAGGTTCGCGAGGCCTGCACGCTGCTGGGCGATCTGAAGAGCGCGAAGGTGATCGCGAAGTTTGCGGGAGCGAAGCTGGACCGCGTGACGTTTGCGCATCCGTTCCTGGAACGTGAAGTGTTGGGCGTCAATGCCGATTATGTGACAACCGATCAGGGAACGGGTGCGGTGCATACGGCCCCGAGCCATGGGCCGGATGACTTTGCGACCGGACAGAAGTATGACCTGCCGCTGACGTGCAATGTGGATGCTCAGGGCAAGCTGCGGAACTACGATGGGCAGCCGTTCGATGGACTGTTTGTGCAGAAGGCGAACTCGGTGATCAAGCAGCTCGTTGCGGAGAAGAGTGCGCTGATGGGCGAGTTCGACCTGGTGCATAGCTATCCGCACTGCTGGCGGTGCCATAAGCCGCTGATCTTCAGAGCGACGGAGCAGTGGTTTATCGGGATGGAGACGCCGGTGCTTTCGCCTAAGGCCGATGGGCAGAATGTCACGTTCAGGGAGCGCGCGCTGGAGGAGATCAGCCGCGTGACGTGGGACCCGGAGTGGGGCGAAGAGCGCATCAGCAACATGATTGCGACGCGGCCGGACTGGTGCATCTCGCGGCAACGCATCTGGGGCGTGCCGATTGCGGTGTTTCTGTGCGAGCGCTGCCATGAGCCGCTGAACGATCCGGCGATCAACAAGAGCGTGGTGAAGCTGTTTGCGAAGAAGGGCGCGGATGCGTGGTACTCGCAGAGCGTGGCGGAGTTGTTGCCGAAGGGTACGGTGTGTCCGGGTTGCGGAGAGGTTGGGAAGCCTTCGGAGTTTCGCAAGGAGATGGATATCCTGGATGTGTGGTTCGAGAGCGGTGCGAGCTGGCATGCGGTGCTGGAGGTTGAGCCGGAGCTGCGCTTCCCTGCCGACCTGTATACGGAGGGCGGCGATCAGCACCGCGGGTGGTTCCACTCGTCGCTGCTTAGCTCGGTGGGCATGTGCGATGCGGCGCCGTACAAGTATGTGGCGACGAGCGGATGGACTCTGGATGAACAGGGGCGCGCGTTCTCGAAGTCGCTGGGCAATGGCGTGGACCCGGTGGATGTGGCGAACCGGCTGGGTGGCGAGATCATCCGGCTGTGGGTGGCGAGCGTGGATTTTCGCGAGGACGTTGCGGCGAGCGAGAACCTGATGCAGCGCGTGAGTGAGAACTATCGCAAGCTGCGGAACACGCTGCGGTTTCTGCTGAGTAACCTTGAGGACTTCGATCCGAGTGTGGATGCGGTGGCGTGGAGCGCGCTGCAGCCGCTGGACCAGTACATCCTGGCACGGACGGCAGAGCTGGATGCGGCGATCCGGAAGGCGTATGACGAGTTTGAATTTCATCGGGCGTACCAGGCGCTGAATGAGTTTACGAACTCGGATTTAAGTGCGCTGTACCTGGATGTGGTGAAGGACCGGCTGTACACGTTCGCTCCGAAGAGCGCGGCGCGGCGGAGTGCGCAGACGGCGATGTGGCGGATTGCGGAGGCGCTGACGCGGCTGATTGCGCCTATTCTTTCGTTCACGGCGGATGAAGTGTGGCAATATCTGCCGAAGATGGATGGACGCGCGGCGAGCGTGCATCTGGCGCTGTTTCCGGAGGTGCTGGAGATTGTGCCGGGGAGCGTGGCCGGGATCGAGAAGGAGTGGGAGCAGTTGTTGGCGGTGCGGTCTCTGGTGATGATTGAGTTGGAGGCAATGCGCGCTGCGAAGTCGATTGGCAAGAGCCTTGAGGCGAGCGTGGCGGTGATTGCGACCGAGGGCTCGGACGAAGCTGTGGTGTTGAAGAAGTATGAGGCGGCGCTGGCGGAGTTCTTCAACGTAAGCCAGGCGACGGTGCAGCTTGTGGGCGCGAGCGCGCAGGCGAAGGCTGTGCTGATCGAGACGCAGGTGGCCGATGGCGCGAAGTGCGGACGGTGCTGGCGCGTGGTGCCCGATGTAGGCAGCGACGCGCGGTGGCCTGAGGTGTGCTCGCGATGCGCTGAGGCGCTGGATGCGATTGGGTTTGAAGCGACGGCCGGAGGGACGAATTGA
- a CDS encoding energy transducer TonB: MAENKMNVGGTPDNTVHLSGEIKEEGVFASLISSFRDVFFPEKLPPLVLESKPIPVPDRMATKMSPQSLGLSITFYALLILLIALLIRNHVSLAPKVIQTVVNLTAPLPPVPPAADKIGGGGGTHDLAPVTKGALPKFAQHQIVPPKAPPTIPPKLAVEPTVVVQPDLKMANVNMPNFGMPNAPAATIGSLGPGSGGGIGSGNGPGIGPGSGGNTGGGVYHIGGGVRPPSVIYSVDPEFSEEARKAKFSGNVLVDLIVDENGLPSHVRVARGVGMGLDEKAVEAVRQYKFKPATKDGKPVKVELTVEVNFQIF, from the coding sequence ATGGCTGAAAACAAAATGAACGTCGGCGGGACCCCCGATAACACCGTGCACCTCAGCGGAGAGATCAAGGAAGAAGGCGTCTTCGCCTCCCTTATCTCCAGCTTTCGCGACGTCTTCTTCCCCGAAAAGCTCCCACCCCTCGTCCTCGAGTCCAAGCCCATCCCCGTGCCTGATCGCATGGCGACCAAGATGAGCCCCCAGTCCCTCGGGCTCTCCATCACCTTCTACGCGCTGCTCATCCTCCTCATCGCGCTGCTCATCAGGAACCACGTCAGCCTCGCCCCCAAAGTCATCCAGACGGTCGTCAATCTCACCGCGCCTCTGCCGCCCGTCCCGCCTGCGGCAGATAAGATCGGCGGCGGCGGCGGCACCCACGACCTCGCTCCCGTCACCAAGGGCGCTCTGCCCAAGTTTGCCCAGCATCAGATCGTCCCACCCAAGGCTCCGCCCACCATCCCGCCCAAGCTCGCCGTTGAGCCTACCGTCGTCGTCCAGCCCGATCTCAAGATGGCCAACGTCAACATGCCCAACTTCGGCATGCCCAACGCTCCGGCGGCCACCATCGGCTCGCTCGGCCCCGGCTCAGGCGGCGGCATCGGTTCGGGCAACGGCCCCGGCATCGGCCCCGGCTCAGGCGGCAACACCGGCGGCGGCGTCTACCACATCGGTGGCGGCGTCCGTCCTCCCTCGGTTATCTACTCGGTTGATCCTGAGTTCTCCGAAGAAGCCCGCAAGGCCAAGTTTTCCGGCAACGTCCTAGTCGACCTCATCGTCGACGAAAACGGCCTCCCCTCCCACGTCCGCGTAGCCCGCGGCGTCGGCATGGGCCTCGACGAAAAAGCCGTGGAAGCCGTTCGCCAGTACAAGTTCAAACCCGCCACCAAGGACGGCAAACCCGTCAAAGTCGAACTGACGGTCGAGGTCAACTTCCAGATCTTCTAA
- a CDS encoding class IV adenylate cyclase has translation MRRRIAAMQAAEIELKFPVADVRRLRAAAEALGFELETERTFESNTLYDTSERTLRGRKQILRLRQYGDTWTVTHKRKADINDADVQYKRRIETESVVDEGPALAEIFAQLGYDAVFRYEKYRTEYVAGGGKLVVDETPIGVWAELEGEPAWIDRMLAELGVDPASCITDSYGTMFLKWKTAMGSPAENLTFEEVGAVAV, from the coding sequence ATGAGGCGTAGAATCGCTGCCATGCAGGCTGCGGAGATCGAGCTGAAGTTTCCCGTGGCGGATGTGCGCAGGTTGCGCGCGGCCGCTGAAGCGCTTGGGTTTGAGCTGGAGACCGAGCGGACGTTCGAGTCCAATACACTGTACGACACGTCGGAGCGCACGCTGCGCGGGCGGAAGCAGATTCTGCGGCTGCGTCAGTATGGCGATACATGGACAGTGACGCACAAGCGCAAGGCCGATATCAACGATGCGGATGTGCAGTACAAGCGGCGGATCGAGACCGAGAGTGTGGTGGACGAAGGCCCGGCGCTGGCGGAGATTTTTGCGCAGCTGGGGTATGACGCTGTGTTCCGGTATGAGAAGTACAGGACCGAGTATGTGGCCGGCGGTGGGAAGCTGGTGGTGGATGAGACTCCGATTGGGGTTTGGGCTGAGCTGGAGGGCGAGCCGGCGTGGATCGACCGGATGCTGGCGGAGCTGGGAGTCGATCCGGCGAGCTGCATCACCGATAGCTATGGGACGATGTTTCTGAAGTGGAAGACGGCGATGGGGAGTCCGGCGGAGAACCTGACGTTTGAAGAGGTCGGGGCGGTCGCGGTATAG
- a CDS encoding L-threonylcarbamoyladenylate synthase translates to MPPTEHLYAANPADIARAATLLREGRLVAFATETVYGLGANALNPEAVASIFTAKQRPAWDPLIVHLASPGQLDTITEIPSYLVSRISHLTNAFWPGPLTLLLPRSAAVPDAVTAGRELVGVRIPAHPAAHALLAATGIPIAAPSANRFGHTSPTTADHVLADLDGRIDAVLDAGPTNLGLESTVLDPTQTPMVLYRPGAITPAQLTAATGLPITIYTPPTSRSAPEALPSPGVGIRHYAPRATLQLTGSTPESLNHALATTSSPTTGVILPTGWQLHHTALTEPWAPWDNPTALAAALFACLRALDDRGATRILCPLPPPGGIADAIRDRLEKAARTT, encoded by the coding sequence ATGCCGCCGACCGAACACCTCTACGCCGCGAACCCCGCAGATATCGCCCGTGCCGCCACGCTCCTCCGCGAGGGCCGTCTGGTCGCCTTCGCCACCGAAACCGTCTACGGCCTCGGCGCCAACGCCCTCAACCCAGAAGCCGTCGCCAGCATCTTCACAGCCAAGCAGCGCCCCGCCTGGGACCCCCTCATCGTCCACCTCGCCTCACCAGGGCAGCTCGACACCATCACCGAGATCCCCTCGTATCTCGTATCTCGCATCTCGCATCTCACCAACGCTTTTTGGCCCGGCCCACTCACACTCCTTCTGCCCCGCAGCGCCGCCGTTCCAGATGCCGTCACCGCCGGCAGGGAACTCGTCGGCGTCCGCATCCCAGCCCATCCGGCCGCGCACGCACTCCTCGCAGCCACAGGCATCCCCATCGCCGCCCCCAGTGCCAACCGCTTCGGACACACCAGCCCCACCACCGCCGACCACGTCCTCGCCGACCTCGACGGCCGCATCGACGCCGTCCTCGACGCCGGCCCCACCAACCTCGGCCTCGAGTCCACCGTCCTAGACCCCACCCAGACCCCGATGGTCCTCTACCGCCCCGGTGCCATCACCCCGGCGCAACTCACCGCCGCTACCGGCCTCCCAATCACCATCTACACCCCACCCACTTCCCGCTCCGCGCCAGAGGCTCTGCCATCCCCCGGCGTCGGCATCCGCCACTACGCTCCGCGAGCCACGCTCCAACTCACCGGCTCCACACCCGAGTCCCTCAACCACGCCCTCGCCACCACCTCCAGCCCCACCACTGGCGTCATCCTCCCCACCGGTTGGCAGCTCCACCACACAGCTCTCACTGAACCCTGGGCCCCTTGGGACAACCCCACCGCCCTCGCCGCAGCCCTCTTCGCCTGCCTCCGAGCCCTCGACGACCGCGGAGCCACCCGCATCCTCTGCCCGCTCCCCCCACCAGGCGGCATCGCCGACGCCATCCGCGACCGTCTCGAAAAAGCCGCCCGCACCACCTGA
- a CDS encoding RNA chaperone Hfq: protein MIESKSSTPKAVSRKDDNTFNGTRKLIRPHLSLIERRRDPVHVEDPLTHANIDGRSTPESTHAEAFYFQKQMQQQTEMTVILEDGEEVRGIIQWYDKCVLKLLSGRNRVLIYKSGIKYLFKSSEVNPVGSVMK, encoded by the coding sequence GTGATTGAGAGCAAGAGCAGTACACCGAAGGCTGTAAGCCGGAAGGACGACAACACATTCAATGGGACGCGCAAGCTGATACGTCCGCACCTGTCGCTGATAGAGCGGCGGCGTGACCCGGTGCATGTGGAAGACCCGCTGACGCATGCGAACATAGACGGGCGCTCGACGCCGGAGAGCACGCACGCCGAGGCTTTTTACTTCCAGAAGCAGATGCAGCAGCAGACCGAGATGACAGTGATTCTGGAGGACGGCGAAGAGGTTCGCGGGATCATCCAGTGGTACGACAAGTGTGTGCTGAAGCTGCTGTCGGGGAGGAACCGCGTGCTGATCTACAAGAGCGGCATTAAGTATTTGTTCAAAAGCAGTGAGGTGAATCCGGTTGGCAGCGTAATGAAGTAG
- a CDS encoding DNA polymerase III subunit delta': MKLPKTFAEFVGNAHVVEGLRAAVAAGRLPRSLIVLGPRGAGKYTLALMLTMALECERQPRDVAADGRELAAFCGVCKNCVRIAESAELDAKVADAVAVREEMRETDKKDTRVLVQTHPDVLVVPPDPPQLLIKLGQIRTMIGRAQYLPTEAPAKVFIITSAAFMKEAANSLLKLLEEPPTYVHIILLAENLGELLPTIRSRCAVAHLGALPVEEISSLLAERRPEMNMSERELTARLSEGAFGRAMRFDLAEYAAARNDALVVLQGAERAGDHTALFKMTETYRAGAEGQVKTVALMGALSSLLEDMLLLQAGAGERMRNVDRRAELQRMADTFGFEWIEGRCGRWMPCRAGCGVTCCAR; this comes from the coding sequence GTGAAGCTGCCGAAGACATTTGCGGAGTTTGTGGGCAATGCCCATGTGGTGGAGGGGTTGCGTGCGGCGGTGGCTGCAGGGCGGCTGCCGCGGTCGCTGATTGTGCTGGGGCCGCGAGGGGCGGGTAAGTACACGCTGGCGTTGATGCTGACAATGGCGCTGGAGTGCGAACGTCAGCCTCGGGATGTAGCGGCGGATGGCCGTGAGTTAGCGGCCTTCTGCGGTGTGTGCAAGAACTGCGTGCGGATTGCCGAGAGCGCGGAGCTGGATGCGAAGGTGGCGGATGCCGTCGCGGTTCGCGAGGAGATGCGCGAGACGGACAAGAAGGACACGCGGGTGCTGGTGCAGACGCATCCGGATGTGCTGGTGGTGCCGCCGGACCCGCCGCAGCTGCTGATCAAGCTTGGCCAAATCCGGACGATGATTGGCCGAGCACAGTATCTGCCGACGGAGGCGCCGGCGAAGGTGTTCATCATTACGTCGGCTGCGTTTATGAAGGAGGCTGCGAACTCGCTGCTGAAGCTGCTGGAAGAGCCTCCGACGTATGTGCACATCATTCTGCTGGCGGAGAACCTGGGTGAGCTGCTGCCGACGATCCGGTCGCGATGTGCGGTAGCGCATCTGGGAGCGCTGCCGGTGGAGGAGATCAGTTCCCTGCTGGCGGAGCGCAGACCGGAGATGAACATGAGTGAGCGCGAGCTGACGGCGCGGCTGAGCGAGGGCGCGTTTGGGCGGGCGATGCGGTTCGATCTGGCAGAGTATGCGGCGGCCCGGAACGATGCTTTGGTAGTGCTGCAAGGGGCTGAACGGGCTGGCGATCATACTGCGCTGTTCAAGATGACGGAGACGTATCGTGCGGGGGCCGAGGGGCAGGTGAAGACGGTGGCGCTGATGGGGGCGCTGTCGAGTTTGCTGGAGGACATGCTGTTGCTGCAGGCGGGTGCAGGTGAGCGAATGAGGAACGTCGACCGCCGGGCAGAGTTGCAGCGGATGGCGGACACGTTCGGGTTTGAGTGGATTGAGGGGCGGTGCGGGCGATGGATGCCGTGCAGAGCGGGATGCGGCGTAACTTGTTGCGCTCGTTGA